The Hymenobacter sp. 5317J-9 genome has a window encoding:
- a CDS encoding carboxypeptidase regulatory-like domain-containing protein, which produces MLSFICCWCVLSACQEDLVEPVYYGSVTGTVLDGRTNLPLANVTVTTSPATSSYLTNAQGKFQIENVPAGRVAITATKADYQQVVANVTVYEAQAADVSIVLTKSTTVAPTAPTRPAPANQATGQPTTVVLSWHPVNATASDSLRYDVSLFESNNVNATALLTNSKDTTVTAANLKYATTYYWQVTVRNTAGTSARSPVWSFRTADLPNNRYLYARTVAGNTDIYSSDNTGGNLLRLTSAATVETAPQLSPNRDVIAYTSNASGQYQLYTMNRDGSNQRQITTLSVEGYNNAGIGYHWSPDGAQLIYAHYDQLYRVNRDGTGLQLMATAPPGRHFRECDWNVQNGGRLVVQTVGSSVFNSELYLYNSDGTNPILLVGDLPGRLDSPAFSLDGRSVLYSRDVAGFNDPGGRQLDAHLFLQRIDGTSTVDITAGATGSLGKALGTNDIQGRISPDGFRVIFVNRVNDDLSPPEVWTMDLDGRNRAKLFSNAFLPDWK; this is translated from the coding sequence ATGTTGAGTTTTATCTGCTGCTGGTGCGTGCTCAGCGCTTGCCAGGAAGACTTGGTGGAGCCGGTATATTACGGCAGCGTAACGGGAACGGTGCTGGACGGCCGCACCAATCTGCCGTTGGCCAACGTGACGGTGACCACCAGCCCGGCCACCAGTTCGTACCTGACCAACGCGCAGGGCAAATTTCAGATAGAAAACGTGCCTGCGGGCCGCGTGGCCATCACCGCCACCAAGGCCGACTACCAGCAGGTGGTGGCCAACGTGACGGTGTATGAAGCGCAGGCCGCCGACGTTTCGATAGTCCTGACCAAGAGTACCACGGTCGCCCCAACCGCACCCACCCGCCCTGCTCCCGCCAACCAGGCCACCGGGCAGCCCACCACGGTGGTGTTGTCCTGGCACCCAGTCAACGCCACGGCCAGCGACTCGCTGCGCTACGACGTGTCGCTTTTCGAGAGCAACAACGTCAACGCCACGGCGTTGCTGACCAACTCGAAAGACACGACCGTAACCGCTGCTAATTTGAAATACGCCACCACCTACTACTGGCAGGTAACGGTGCGCAACACAGCGGGCACTTCGGCCCGCAGCCCGGTGTGGAGCTTCCGGACGGCGGACCTGCCCAATAACCGCTACCTGTATGCCCGCACGGTGGCCGGCAATACCGACATTTATTCGTCGGACAACACCGGGGGCAACCTTCTTCGCCTTACCAGCGCCGCCACGGTGGAAACGGCGCCGCAGCTGAGCCCCAATCGGGATGTAATAGCGTACACATCGAACGCCAGCGGCCAGTACCAGCTGTACACCATGAATCGGGACGGTTCGAACCAGCGCCAAATCACCACCCTCTCGGTGGAGGGCTACAACAACGCGGGCATTGGCTACCACTGGTCGCCGGACGGCGCGCAGCTCATCTACGCACACTACGACCAGCTATACCGCGTAAACCGCGACGGGACCGGACTGCAACTGATGGCAACGGCCCCCCCTGGCCGGCACTTTCGCGAGTGCGACTGGAACGTGCAAAATGGCGGGCGCCTCGTGGTGCAAACCGTGGGCTCCAGCGTGTTTAATTCCGAACTCTACCTCTACAACTCCGACGGCACGAATCCCATTTTGCTAGTGGGCGATTTACCGGGGCGCCTCGACTCGCCGGCGTTCAGCCTGGATGGCCGCTCGGTGCTGTATTCGCGTGATGTAGCTGGCTTTAACGACCCTGGCGGACGGCAATTGGACGCGCACTTGTTTCTCCAACGCATTGACGGTACCTCAACCGTTGATATCACCGCAGGTGCCACTGGCTCGCTCGGCAAAGCATTGGGCACCAATGATATTCAAGGGCGAATTTCGCCCGACGGTTTCCGTGTCATCTTCGTTAACCGCGTAAACGATGACCTCAGCCCGCCGGAGGTGTGGACGATGGACCTCGACGGCCGCAACCGCGCCAAACTCTTTTCAAACGCCTTCCTGCCCGACTGGAAGTAA
- the csgH gene encoding curli-like amyloid fiber formation chaperone CsgH, translating into MLQLILMFLAWQSPDAPAPCQARLELQQQGGMLTVTGHCRNLLPTAGRYRYELQTLREGSGGRSQNTQRGEFEVAPQQDVSLSQTRVNVTPQDRYQIRLRVLDLAGHTVAQDSASQPAAH; encoded by the coding sequence ATGCTACAACTCATTCTTATGTTTTTGGCCTGGCAAAGCCCCGACGCCCCGGCGCCCTGCCAAGCGCGCCTTGAACTGCAACAGCAGGGCGGCATGCTCACCGTGACCGGGCACTGCCGAAACCTGTTGCCCACAGCCGGCCGCTACCGCTACGAATTGCAGACCTTGCGCGAAGGCAGCGGCGGTCGTTCGCAGAACACGCAGCGCGGCGAATTTGAGGTGGCGCCGCAACAGGATGTGTCGTTGTCGCAGACCCGGGTAAACGTCACGCCGCAAGACCGTTACCAAATTCGATTGCGGGTGCTGGATTTGGCCGGCCACACCGTGGCGCAGGACTCGGCTTCTCAGCCAGCGGCGCATTAA
- a CDS encoding CsgG/HfaB family protein, with amino-acid sequence MNPEPARLGAEINGNEVWRHLPPARQRVVVAVYKFRDQTGQYKPQANGSSFSTAVTQGATTVLLRALEESQWFEPIERENLGNLLNERKIIRSTRDEYSQQTGQRQPNLPPLLFAGIILEGGIISYDSNILTGGAGLRYFGAGASGQYRQDRVTVYLRAISTNTGKILKTVYTSKTILSQQVDASLFQFVAFKRLLETETGFTYNEPSEMAVKDAIEKSVQSLIYEGLLARIWTSTDTAATRGLPMQAYLREKDENLSLDPLGRQTNYRRRPFGIGFNGAVQLYQGDFALPQYRAAGELTLRYRLGDGYFSTFLNLGHGALAAGPQGQYFSQRFSYAEAGLIACLFPYDRFSPYLLAGAGGTLKRFSRLDANNLVPHAVVGIGGELLVTPRLGISAGVDSHFYLSDRIDQVVQGRYNDYAWGGRLGLTFYLGKGNSEIFYKK; translated from the coding sequence ATGAACCCTGAGCCGGCCCGGCTCGGGGCCGAAATCAACGGAAACGAAGTGTGGCGGCACCTCCCGCCCGCCCGGCAGCGCGTGGTGGTGGCCGTGTACAAATTCCGGGACCAGACCGGGCAGTACAAGCCCCAGGCCAACGGGTCGAGCTTCTCGACAGCCGTGACGCAGGGCGCGACCACCGTGCTGCTGCGGGCCCTGGAAGAGTCCCAGTGGTTCGAACCCATTGAGCGCGAAAACTTGGGCAACCTGCTGAATGAGCGCAAAATCATTCGCTCCACGCGCGATGAATACTCCCAGCAAACCGGCCAGCGCCAGCCCAACCTCCCGCCGTTGCTGTTTGCCGGCATCATCCTCGAAGGCGGCATTATCTCCTACGATTCCAACATCCTGACCGGCGGGGCCGGCCTGCGCTACTTCGGAGCCGGCGCCTCGGGCCAGTACCGCCAGGACCGGGTGACGGTGTACCTGCGGGCCATCAGCACCAACACGGGCAAGATTCTCAAGACCGTCTACACGTCGAAAACCATTCTTTCGCAGCAGGTCGACGCCAGCTTGTTTCAGTTTGTGGCGTTCAAGCGCCTGCTGGAAACCGAAACCGGCTTCACGTACAACGAGCCCAGCGAGATGGCCGTGAAGGATGCCATCGAAAAGTCGGTGCAGTCGCTCATCTACGAGGGCCTGCTGGCTCGCATCTGGACGTCGACCGACACCGCCGCCACCAGGGGCCTGCCCATGCAAGCGTACCTGCGCGAAAAAGACGAAAACCTGTCGCTCGACCCCCTGGGCCGGCAAACCAACTACCGCCGTCGGCCGTTTGGCATCGGCTTCAACGGCGCCGTGCAGCTGTACCAAGGCGATTTTGCGCTGCCTCAGTACCGCGCGGCCGGCGAACTTACCCTGCGCTACCGCTTGGGCGACGGCTATTTCAGCACGTTTCTGAACCTCGGCCACGGGGCGTTGGCGGCAGGCCCGCAAGGGCAGTATTTCAGCCAACGTTTTAGCTACGCCGAAGCCGGCCTGATTGCGTGCCTGTTCCCCTACGACCGATTCTCGCCCTATCTGCTGGCCGGGGCGGGGGGCACCCTCAAGCGGTTTTCGCGCCTGGATGCCAACAACTTGGTGCCTCACGCCGTGGTGGGCATTGGGGGCGAGCTATTGGTCACGCCCCGGCTGGGCATCAGTGCTGGCGTCGACAGCCACTTTTACCTCTCCGACCGCATCGACCAGGTCGTGCAAGGGCGCTACAACGACTACGCATGGGGCGGTAGACTAGGGCTGACTTTCTACTTGGGCAAGGGAAATTCAGAAATTTTTTATAAAAAATAA
- a CDS encoding curli production assembly/transport component CsgF, whose product MKHVFTLTVLLALLSFGRNAHAQDFVYEPKNPAFGGGNTFNYSWLLSSAQAQTTIVDPASKANATAPDPLANFAASLNQQVLAQLSSRLIANQFGQGAIKPGNYTVGTYQIQITPGANGIGVQVTDTSTGNQTTITIPNGF is encoded by the coding sequence ATGAAACACGTGTTTACCCTCACCGTCCTTCTTGCGCTGCTTTCGTTTGGGCGCAATGCACATGCCCAGGATTTCGTGTACGAGCCCAAAAACCCGGCTTTTGGCGGGGGCAACACGTTCAATTATTCGTGGCTGCTCAGTTCGGCCCAGGCGCAAACCACCATTGTGGACCCGGCCTCTAAGGCCAATGCAACGGCGCCAGACCCACTGGCCAATTTCGCGGCCAGCCTCAACCAGCAGGTATTGGCCCAGCTCAGCAGCCGGCTGATTGCCAACCAGTTTGGCCAGGGTGCCATCAAGCCGGGCAACTACACCGTCGGGACCTATCAAATTCAGATTACGCCCGGGGCTAATGGCATTGGCGTGCAGGTCACCGACACGTCCACCGGCAACCAGACCACCATCACCATTCCCAACGGCTTTTAG
- a CDS encoding curli production assembly/transport protein CsgE, with product MASQRQRAKLGPEASGLVLDQTITKIGHDFYDQFYSRWEAPNGIDDFTVVIGEKPSRGNNAIITVTVNNEQLLEFPLQGKEEIIMDASQQAIEIASNSLQESFNLSQQLERGNKQALETY from the coding sequence GTGGCTTCGCAACGCCAACGAGCGAAGCTGGGGCCCGAAGCCAGCGGCCTGGTATTGGACCAGACCATCACCAAAATCGGCCACGATTTTTACGACCAATTTTATAGCCGCTGGGAAGCCCCCAACGGCATAGACGACTTCACGGTCGTGATTGGAGAAAAGCCGTCGCGGGGCAACAACGCCATCATCACCGTGACCGTCAACAACGAGCAGCTTCTGGAATTTCCGCTTCAAGGGAAGGAGGAAATCATCATGGATGCATCGCAGCAAGCCATCGAAATAGCCAGCAACTCCTTGCAGGAATCTTTCAACCTGAGCCAACAGCTGGAACGCGGCAACAAGCAGGCCCTCGAAACCTACTAA
- a CDS encoding DEAD/DEAH box helicase: MKVSTAEPFQIVYSLFEHEFLGHLFAAYVVQLGPRGQLTLQHQTVSGKNAHEFAAGLDATDFELVELCDQIQQEAVVKEFWPRKIATAEFFLKTYNAEKGDKPLQEAISKYVQARMAAILARLAGKCVFIMGRDGEPTWKEIGLAPAKASILFHFRRNEEGTHYFPTIQYQGQKLDFQYKDAVLVCLQPAWLLLNDLLYTFRTEVDGKKLLPFLKKKFIVVPRNVEESYFQKFVAPLMEAFEVHARGFDIRSERYVARPRLTFSDTIPAPPAPEAPVRPPGPPRRGRIPLPKPVAPLLTGAETEQIHFELSFRYGPHLMPLGTNKPVSVHLEKTADSYVFHRLLRNPEQEQATVEELRARSLTVENGHATLPKAEAFKWLHDNTPALAELGYTVEAADSATKSYFIGPTSVHVGIQEAGDWFDVRGTVRFGDIEVPFIRLRGHILQRRREFKLPNGQIAIIPEEWFTDYLELFAFGEETEEGLNLRRHHLALVADLQSNELATVRMGRKLEKLRDFAEVEDHPLPLGFQGELRPYQKAGYNWLRFVQDFHFGGCLADDMGLGKTIQTLAMLQHRHESGENQGAASLLVLPTSLVFNWLTEAEKFTPDLRILAYTGTYRDKNPDRFADYDVVLTSYGIVRLDTELLASYKFDYVILDESQAIKNPSSTTSQAVRQLRSKHRLILTGTPVENSTMDLWSQMSFINPGLLGTQAFFRKEFLKPIEKHQDEGRTRRLHALIKPFILRRHKAQVAKELPEKTEQLSYCPMTEEQAHAYEETKSFYRNKILQNLDEHGPASTQFLLLQGLTRLRQIANHPRLADENYTGESGKLREVLRMIRNVVAEGHKVLVFSQFVQHLALVRAALDERQLEYAYLDGATRDRPAEVARFQETEDLRIFLISLKAGGVGLNLTAADYVFILDPWWNPAVEAQAVDRAHRIGQQRPVFTYKFISQGTVEEKILALQRRKLALVSELIATDEAVIKHLTRADIEELLG; encoded by the coding sequence ATGAAAGTATCTACCGCAGAACCGTTTCAAATCGTTTACTCGCTCTTCGAGCACGAGTTCCTCGGCCATTTGTTTGCGGCCTATGTGGTACAGCTCGGCCCGCGGGGCCAGCTCACCCTGCAGCACCAGACCGTATCGGGCAAAAATGCCCACGAGTTTGCCGCCGGCCTCGATGCCACCGACTTTGAGCTGGTGGAGCTCTGCGACCAGATTCAGCAGGAAGCGGTGGTGAAGGAATTCTGGCCCCGCAAAATCGCGACGGCCGAATTTTTCTTAAAAACCTACAACGCCGAAAAAGGCGACAAGCCGCTGCAGGAAGCCATTTCCAAGTACGTGCAGGCCCGCATGGCGGCCATCCTGGCGCGGCTGGCGGGCAAGTGCGTGTTCATCATGGGCCGCGACGGCGAGCCGACGTGGAAGGAAATCGGCCTGGCGCCGGCCAAGGCGTCCATCCTCTTCCACTTCCGCCGCAACGAGGAAGGCACTCATTACTTCCCCACCATTCAGTATCAGGGCCAGAAGCTCGACTTCCAATACAAGGACGCCGTGCTGGTGTGCCTGCAGCCCGCCTGGCTGCTGCTGAACGACCTGCTCTACACTTTCCGCACGGAGGTAGACGGCAAAAAGCTGCTGCCTTTTTTGAAGAAGAAATTCATCGTGGTGCCCCGCAACGTGGAAGAAAGCTACTTCCAGAAGTTTGTGGCGCCGCTCATGGAGGCGTTCGAGGTGCACGCGCGCGGCTTCGACATTCGCTCGGAGCGCTACGTGGCGCGGCCGCGGCTAACGTTTAGCGACACCATACCGGCGCCGCCCGCGCCCGAAGCGCCCGTGCGCCCGCCCGGCCCGCCGCGCCGGGGCCGCATCCCGCTGCCCAAGCCCGTGGCCCCGCTGCTGACGGGCGCCGAAACCGAGCAGATTCACTTCGAGCTGAGCTTCCGCTACGGCCCGCACTTAATGCCGCTGGGCACCAACAAGCCGGTGAGCGTGCACTTGGAAAAAACGGCCGACAGCTACGTATTCCACCGCCTGCTGCGCAACCCCGAGCAGGAGCAGGCCACCGTGGAAGAGCTGCGCGCCCGCTCGCTCACCGTGGAAAACGGCCACGCCACCCTGCCCAAGGCCGAAGCCTTCAAGTGGCTGCACGACAATACCCCCGCCCTGGCCGAGCTGGGCTACACCGTGGAAGCGGCCGACTCGGCTACCAAGAGCTACTTCATTGGGCCCACCAGCGTGCACGTGGGCATTCAGGAGGCCGGCGACTGGTTCGACGTGCGCGGCACGGTTCGCTTCGGCGACATTGAGGTGCCGTTTATCCGGCTGCGCGGGCACATTCTGCAGCGCCGGCGCGAATTCAAGCTACCCAACGGCCAGATTGCCATCATCCCGGAAGAGTGGTTTACGGACTATTTGGAGCTGTTTGCCTTCGGCGAAGAAACCGAGGAAGGCCTGAACCTGCGCCGCCATCACCTGGCATTGGTGGCTGACTTACAAAGCAATGAGCTGGCCACCGTGCGCATGGGCCGCAAGCTGGAGAAGCTGCGCGACTTTGCCGAGGTAGAAGACCACCCGCTGCCGCTGGGCTTCCAGGGCGAACTGCGCCCTTATCAGAAGGCCGGCTACAACTGGCTGCGCTTCGTGCAGGACTTCCATTTCGGTGGCTGCCTGGCCGACGACATGGGCCTGGGCAAGACCATTCAGACATTGGCCATGCTGCAGCACCGCCACGAAAGCGGTGAAAACCAAGGTGCCGCGTCGCTGCTGGTGCTGCCCACTTCGCTGGTATTCAACTGGCTGACCGAGGCGGAGAAGTTCACGCCCGACCTGCGCATTCTGGCCTATACGGGCACGTATCGGGACAAAAACCCTGACCGGTTTGCCGACTACGACGTGGTGCTGACCAGCTACGGCATCGTACGCCTCGACACGGAGCTGCTGGCCAGCTACAAGTTCGACTACGTGATTCTCGACGAGTCGCAGGCCATCAAAAACCCGTCGAGCACCACCTCGCAGGCCGTGCGGCAGCTGCGCTCCAAACACCGACTCATCCTCACGGGCACGCCGGTGGAGAACAGCACCATGGACCTGTGGTCGCAAATGTCCTTCATCAACCCGGGCTTGCTGGGCACGCAGGCGTTTTTCCGCAAGGAATTCCTCAAGCCCATCGAGAAGCACCAGGACGAAGGCCGCACCCGTCGCCTGCATGCGCTGATTAAGCCCTTCATTCTCCGTCGGCACAAGGCCCAGGTAGCAAAAGAATTGCCCGAGAAGACCGAGCAGCTTAGCTACTGCCCCATGACGGAGGAGCAAGCCCACGCCTACGAAGAGACCAAGAGCTTCTACCGCAACAAGATTCTGCAGAACCTGGACGAGCACGGCCCGGCCAGCACCCAGTTTCTATTGTTGCAGGGCCTGACGCGCCTGCGCCAGATTGCCAACCACCCGCGCCTGGCCGACGAAAATTACACCGGCGAATCGGGCAAGCTGCGCGAGGTGTTGCGCATGATTCGCAACGTAGTGGCCGAAGGACACAAGGTACTGGTGTTTAGCCAGTTTGTCCAGCACTTAGCGCTGGTGCGGGCGGCGCTCGATGAGCGGCAGCTGGAGTACGCCTACCTCGATGGCGCCACCCGCGACCGGCCGGCCGAGGTAGCCCGTTTCCAGGAAACCGAGGACCTGCGCATCTTCCTCATCAGCCTGAAGGCCGGCGGGGTGGGCCTCAACCTCACCGCGGCCGACTACGTCTTCATCCTCGACCCCTGGTGGAACCCCGCCGTGGAAGCCCAGGCCGTGGACCGCGCCCACCGCATCGGCCAGCAGCGGCCGGTGTTCACCTACAAGTTCATCTCGCAGGGCACGGTGGAAGAGAAAATTCTGGCCCTGCAGCGCCGCAAGCTGGCGCTGGTGAGCGAGCTGATTGCCACCGACGAGGCGGTTATCAAACACCTTACCCGGGCCGACATCGAGGAACTGCTGGGCTAA